The Bombus terrestris chromosome 16, iyBomTerr1.2, whole genome shotgun sequence genome includes a region encoding these proteins:
- the LOC100648661 gene encoding protein slit isoform X1, which produces MHLILLWALVALIGQVECKCSLARIVNDERSIAYVCTHGDLDDLDEISSDADWIEFTVSRFSLITDNAFWRFKNLRRLSFYNCHINFISPGAFTGLDRLEWLIFHGTKIHVARTAWFRPLANLRRLILDRCDLVHIEPDLFRMLPRLEVLGLRDNDLNCLPIDELSYLLMLRTVRIDGNPWLCECRRKLDEYFRSRSIVQEVECLKQVNDCRKYQCMTPIGFTVLPSILTTQQLHDFNRDRTIIRGNEFQTNVFTSLDRLPDKTTWIEISGLKIDTLPRYAFFRFGNSLRTLDLVDCGITTIEDGAFAGLHKLQRLSLVGNWLPVVNANWFRDLVSLQQLILERNGIEQIERTALWHVGDSLRHLDIQDNLLRCITTEELAALTKLERLDAMKNLWLCTCRRNLQNFLTQRNVGFEINAGRCYQNENEIPGGRTGWHEQQTIQNTSFTTGKVQWTSFENSLNQTNISVIGPPPPPFVTPSPPEIHIVSSSPTIYTGTCNPEKTSSNTVYTCRGITSIEELNLIPSTAREIRIVLSNIKKIPENTFARFNGYLSRLELRDCGIETIKPRAFSNLRNLEHLSLRSNQLESINWDMVQGLHNLRHLDVSHNNIYRITNDVFDHLPYLISLDVSDNAMNCIGIEYIAHQLHYLSSLDVSNNPWSCLCGTKLAEFLDSRGIQYNRSSLLLKEDCYASPVPEVTHSPSISVTTSPTAKNETMEGTCIIMEDTTRIRYRCTGGNLLLLQSIRQDATSIEFYEGHLPRLPSESLRRFVNLQELVIRNSELTTVEEGAFNGLNKLENLTIQDNPLEMIGSSWFAFPNLGRLDLRGNSIKYIESGSFRYLNNLTYLNLEGNDLRCIFTSDLNDMPNVYVVEFSGNPLKWRCRVELEQFLEARKIRFIKIENSCEGKTLVRNLLLVNKTDGSFDCPSECSKASISRNLFVLFILPSLITLAY; this is translated from the exons ATGCATCTGATTTTACTCTGGGCGTTGGTCGCCCTAATTGGCCAAGTGGAATGTAAATGCAGCCTAGCAAGGATTGTAAATGACGAAAGGTCGATCGCTTACGTTTGCACTCACGGCGACCTGGACGACCTTGACGAGATATCTAGTGATGCAGATTGGATAGAGTTTACGGTGTCAAGGTTCAGTCTTATCACCGACAATGCGTTCTGGCGGTTCAAAAACCTCCGCAGACTTTCTTTCTATAATTGTCATATCAATTTCATCAGTCCGGGTGCTTTTACTGGTTTAGATAGACTAGAATGGTTGATATTCCATGGTACCAAAATACACGTAGCTAGGACCGCCTGGTTCCGTCCTTTGGCAAACTTGCGCAGACTTATCCTGGAtag ATGCGATTTGGTGCACATAGAGCCCGATCTATTCCGCATGTTGCCCAGATTGGAAGTTCTTGGTCTGCGTGATAACGATCTCAACTGCTTACCGATCGATGAACTGTCTTATCTACTCATGCTCCGGACCGTACGAATCGATGGTAATCCCTGGCTCTGCGAATGTCGACGAAAACTTGATGAATATTTTCGATCTCGTTCTATCGTCCAGGAAGTAGAATGTTTGAAGCAAGTTAACGACTGTAGGAAATATCAATGCATGACTCCCATTGGCTTCACTGTTCTTCCCTCTATTCTCACTACTCAACAATTACATGATTTTAATAGG GATCGTACGATCATTCGTGGAAATGAATTTCAAACGAACGTATTCACTTCCCTGGACAGACTTCCAGATAAAACTACCTGGATAGAGATATCTGGTTTAAAGATAGACACCCTACCAAGGTACGCGTTCTTTAGATTTGGGAATAGTTTGAGGACCTTGGATTTGGTCGACTGTGGCATCACTACGATCGAAGATGGAGCTTTTGCTGGTTTGCATAAGCTGCAACGATTGTCCTTAGTCGGTAATTGGTTACCGGTTGTGAATGCCAATTGGTTTCGAGACCTCGTCAGTCTTCAACAATTAATTTTGGAGCGAAATGGCATAGAGCAGATTGAAAGAACCGCATTGTGGCACGTTGGAGATTCTTTGCGACATCTCGATATTCAAGATAACTTGCTTCGATGCATAACCACTGAGGAACTGGCTGCATTGACAAAGTTAGAGAGGCTAGACGCAATGAAAAATCTATGGCTTTGTACTTGCAGAAGAAATTTACAAAACTTCCTTACCCAGAGAAACGTAGGATTCGAAATTAATGCGGGCCGGTGTTATCAGAATGAGAATGAAATTCCAGGTGGCAGAACTGGCTGGCACGAGCAACAG ACGATTCAAAATACTTCTTTTACCACTGGAAAAGTTCAATGGACTTCTTTCGAAAACAGTCTCAATCAAACGAACATTTCCGTAATTGGGCCACCTCCTCCGCCTTTTGTAACTCCTTCGCCACCGGAAATTCACATCGTTTCCTCTTCACCAACTATTTATACGGGTACTTGTAATCCAGAGAAAACCAGCAGCAATACAGTCTACACTTGTCGAGGCATTACATCAATCGAGGAACTAAATCTGATACCTTCAACAGCTCGCGAGATTCGAATTGTCTTATCGAACATCAAGAAGATTCCCGAAAACACTTTTGCGCGCTTTAACGGTTATTTATCAAGGTTAGAGCTTCGAGACTGTGGTATCGAAACTATCAAGCCGCGCGCCTTCTCAAATCTTCGTAACTTGGAACACTTGTCCCTTCGAAGCAACCAACTAGAGTCCATAAATTGGGATATGGTCCAAGGTCTTCACAACCTAAGACATCTGGACGTATCTCACAacaatatatatagaattacgaacgATGTGTTCGATCATTTACCGTATCTTATTAGTTTGGACGTGTCTGATAACGCAATGAACTGCATCGGTATAGAGTATATAGCACATCAATTACACTACTTATCGTCTCTGGATGTTTCTAATAACCCTTGGAGTTGCCTATGTGGGACCAAATTGGCAGAATTTCTCGACTCACGAGGCATACAGTATAATAGAAGTTCACTCCTTTTGAAGGAAGATTGTTACGCTTCACCGGTACCGGAAGTTACTCATAGTCCCTCAATTTCAGTGACAACTAGCCCAACGGCTAAGAACGAAACTATGGAAGGAACCTGCATTATCATGGAAGATACAACAAGGATTCGATATCGATGTACGGGTGGTAATCTGTTGTTGCTGCAATCAATAAGGCAGGATGCAACATCGATTGAATTTTATGAGGGTCACCTACCTAGGCTACCTTCAGAGTCGCTCAGGAGATTTGTAAATCTACAAGAACTTGTTATTAGAAATTCTGAGTTAACCACTGTAGAGGAAGGCGCATTTAATGGTTtgaataaattagagaatttgaCGATACAGGACAATCCTCTGGAAATGATTGGATCTTCCTGGTTTGCATTCCCGAACTTGGGAAGATTAGATTTGCGTGGTAATTCCATCAAGTATATCGAATCTGGATCGTtccgatatttaaataatttaacatatttaaATCTCGAGGGTAATGACTTAAGATGCATATTTACTAGTGACTTAAACGATATGCCTAATGTTTATGTCGTTGAATTTTCTGGGAATCCTCTGAAATGGAGGTGTAGAGTCGAATTGGAGCAATTCCTAGAGGCTCGAAAGATTAGGTTTATCAAAATCGAGAATTCCTGCGAGGGTAAGACGTTGGTGAGAAATCTTCTACTGGTAAATAAGACGGATGGATCGTTTGATTGTCCATCAGAGTGTTCGAAAGCTTCCATTAGTCGAAATTTGTTCGTTCTATTTATACTACCATCGTTGATAACACTAGCCTATTAA
- the LOC100648661 gene encoding slit homolog 1 protein isoform X2, which yields MLPRLEVLGLRDNDLNCLPIDELSYLLMLRTVRIDGNPWLCECRRKLDEYFRSRSIVQEVECLKQVNDCRKYQCMTPIGFTVLPSILTTQQLHDFNRDRTIIRGNEFQTNVFTSLDRLPDKTTWIEISGLKIDTLPRYAFFRFGNSLRTLDLVDCGITTIEDGAFAGLHKLQRLSLVGNWLPVVNANWFRDLVSLQQLILERNGIEQIERTALWHVGDSLRHLDIQDNLLRCITTEELAALTKLERLDAMKNLWLCTCRRNLQNFLTQRNVGFEINAGRCYQNENEIPGGRTGWHEQQTIQNTSFTTGKVQWTSFENSLNQTNISVIGPPPPPFVTPSPPEIHIVSSSPTIYTGTCNPEKTSSNTVYTCRGITSIEELNLIPSTAREIRIVLSNIKKIPENTFARFNGYLSRLELRDCGIETIKPRAFSNLRNLEHLSLRSNQLESINWDMVQGLHNLRHLDVSHNNIYRITNDVFDHLPYLISLDVSDNAMNCIGIEYIAHQLHYLSSLDVSNNPWSCLCGTKLAEFLDSRGIQYNRSSLLLKEDCYASPVPEVTHSPSISVTTSPTAKNETMEGTCIIMEDTTRIRYRCTGGNLLLLQSIRQDATSIEFYEGHLPRLPSESLRRFVNLQELVIRNSELTTVEEGAFNGLNKLENLTIQDNPLEMIGSSWFAFPNLGRLDLRGNSIKYIESGSFRYLNNLTYLNLEGNDLRCIFTSDLNDMPNVYVVEFSGNPLKWRCRVELEQFLEARKIRFIKIENSCEGKTLVRNLLLVNKTDGSFDCPSECSKASISRNLFVLFILPSLITLAY from the exons ATGTTGCCCAGATTGGAAGTTCTTGGTCTGCGTGATAACGATCTCAACTGCTTACCGATCGATGAACTGTCTTATCTACTCATGCTCCGGACCGTACGAATCGATGGTAATCCCTGGCTCTGCGAATGTCGACGAAAACTTGATGAATATTTTCGATCTCGTTCTATCGTCCAGGAAGTAGAATGTTTGAAGCAAGTTAACGACTGTAGGAAATATCAATGCATGACTCCCATTGGCTTCACTGTTCTTCCCTCTATTCTCACTACTCAACAATTACATGATTTTAATAGG GATCGTACGATCATTCGTGGAAATGAATTTCAAACGAACGTATTCACTTCCCTGGACAGACTTCCAGATAAAACTACCTGGATAGAGATATCTGGTTTAAAGATAGACACCCTACCAAGGTACGCGTTCTTTAGATTTGGGAATAGTTTGAGGACCTTGGATTTGGTCGACTGTGGCATCACTACGATCGAAGATGGAGCTTTTGCTGGTTTGCATAAGCTGCAACGATTGTCCTTAGTCGGTAATTGGTTACCGGTTGTGAATGCCAATTGGTTTCGAGACCTCGTCAGTCTTCAACAATTAATTTTGGAGCGAAATGGCATAGAGCAGATTGAAAGAACCGCATTGTGGCACGTTGGAGATTCTTTGCGACATCTCGATATTCAAGATAACTTGCTTCGATGCATAACCACTGAGGAACTGGCTGCATTGACAAAGTTAGAGAGGCTAGACGCAATGAAAAATCTATGGCTTTGTACTTGCAGAAGAAATTTACAAAACTTCCTTACCCAGAGAAACGTAGGATTCGAAATTAATGCGGGCCGGTGTTATCAGAATGAGAATGAAATTCCAGGTGGCAGAACTGGCTGGCACGAGCAACAG ACGATTCAAAATACTTCTTTTACCACTGGAAAAGTTCAATGGACTTCTTTCGAAAACAGTCTCAATCAAACGAACATTTCCGTAATTGGGCCACCTCCTCCGCCTTTTGTAACTCCTTCGCCACCGGAAATTCACATCGTTTCCTCTTCACCAACTATTTATACGGGTACTTGTAATCCAGAGAAAACCAGCAGCAATACAGTCTACACTTGTCGAGGCATTACATCAATCGAGGAACTAAATCTGATACCTTCAACAGCTCGCGAGATTCGAATTGTCTTATCGAACATCAAGAAGATTCCCGAAAACACTTTTGCGCGCTTTAACGGTTATTTATCAAGGTTAGAGCTTCGAGACTGTGGTATCGAAACTATCAAGCCGCGCGCCTTCTCAAATCTTCGTAACTTGGAACACTTGTCCCTTCGAAGCAACCAACTAGAGTCCATAAATTGGGATATGGTCCAAGGTCTTCACAACCTAAGACATCTGGACGTATCTCACAacaatatatatagaattacgaacgATGTGTTCGATCATTTACCGTATCTTATTAGTTTGGACGTGTCTGATAACGCAATGAACTGCATCGGTATAGAGTATATAGCACATCAATTACACTACTTATCGTCTCTGGATGTTTCTAATAACCCTTGGAGTTGCCTATGTGGGACCAAATTGGCAGAATTTCTCGACTCACGAGGCATACAGTATAATAGAAGTTCACTCCTTTTGAAGGAAGATTGTTACGCTTCACCGGTACCGGAAGTTACTCATAGTCCCTCAATTTCAGTGACAACTAGCCCAACGGCTAAGAACGAAACTATGGAAGGAACCTGCATTATCATGGAAGATACAACAAGGATTCGATATCGATGTACGGGTGGTAATCTGTTGTTGCTGCAATCAATAAGGCAGGATGCAACATCGATTGAATTTTATGAGGGTCACCTACCTAGGCTACCTTCAGAGTCGCTCAGGAGATTTGTAAATCTACAAGAACTTGTTATTAGAAATTCTGAGTTAACCACTGTAGAGGAAGGCGCATTTAATGGTTtgaataaattagagaatttgaCGATACAGGACAATCCTCTGGAAATGATTGGATCTTCCTGGTTTGCATTCCCGAACTTGGGAAGATTAGATTTGCGTGGTAATTCCATCAAGTATATCGAATCTGGATCGTtccgatatttaaataatttaacatatttaaATCTCGAGGGTAATGACTTAAGATGCATATTTACTAGTGACTTAAACGATATGCCTAATGTTTATGTCGTTGAATTTTCTGGGAATCCTCTGAAATGGAGGTGTAGAGTCGAATTGGAGCAATTCCTAGAGGCTCGAAAGATTAGGTTTATCAAAATCGAGAATTCCTGCGAGGGTAAGACGTTGGTGAGAAATCTTCTACTGGTAAATAAGACGGATGGATCGTTTGATTGTCCATCAGAGTGTTCGAAAGCTTCCATTAGTCGAAATTTGTTCGTTCTATTTATACTACCATCGTTGATAACACTAGCCTATTAA
- the LOC100648421 gene encoding uncharacterized protein LOC100648421 isoform X1, with protein sequence MKETTMKFNTCILFVLVGVTLIHAGPARKAIEKKSLAEDTKIETTEENLKIEENDEQKGRTKKAAFCLQIDPASSQIALSDNLVQNIPLTVQAQSVPQPFQALNFIQPAPQNLPQASIVVPQQMVQPTFQSLPQVVLPQPMIQPIHTVQIVQPSSQPCSTSQSTQQAEVPQTVPKPEPTPSPEIEVETVTEKSKPMRIEKYPQPLPIPQETYTVLPYAPTYQEQLMFISEPEHATYVQVPYTHVHGPLTECTCQNIEPMAMNMISMPIMPYTSTFQHRSSLMMPHIHRSDVKIAPQGKTRTVINMNVPSYDYNHYPHGELNLRGLHHMHPEISLVRKHNLLGSPVASETHDLLQINKTAREADSSHLSPEKEAETKQEEAKAMLIDGRRNARSNKEDTKKEEKQII encoded by the exons ATGAAGGAAACAACAATGAAGTTCAACACGTGCATCTTGTTCGTTTTGGTGGGTGTCACTTTAATCCACGCCGGACCAGCACGCAAGGCCATTGAGAAGAAATCATTGGCAGAAGATACGAAGATAGAGACCACTGAGGAAAACctgaaaattgaagaaaatgatGAACAGAAGGGTAGGACGAAGAAAGCTGCATTCTGTCTTCAAATAGATCCAGCATCGTCGCAGATTGCTTTGAGCGATAATCTTGTTCAGAATATTCCACTGACGGTGCAGGCTCAGTCCGTTCCTCAGCCATTCCAAGCTCTGAACTTCATTCAACCTGCTCCTCAAAATTTACCTCAGGCGAGTATAGTCGTTCCTCAACAAATGGTCCAACCAACTTTCCAATCTCTACCTCAAGTGGTCCTTCCTCAGCCAATGATCCAACCGATTCACACTGTACAAATTGTTCAACCTTCTTCTCAACCGTGTTCTACAAGCCAGTCTACCCAACAGGCTGAAGTCCCCCAGACAGTTCCAAAGCCAGAACCAACTCCATCACCTGAAATAGAAGTTGAAACTGTCACAGAGAAGTCAAAACCTATGCGTATTGAAAAGTATCCACAACCTTTACCAATACCCCAGGAAACTTACACTGTGCTGCCTTATGCCCCTACATATCAAGAACAGTTGATGTTTATCTCTGAACCTGAACATGCCACTTATGTTCAAGTTCCTTACACTCATGTCCATGGACCACTGACTGAGTGTACTTGTCAGAACATTGAACCAATGGCTATGAACATGATATCAATGCCTATCATGCCCTATACATCAACATTTCAACATCGATCATCTTTAATGATGCCTCATATTCATAGAAGT GATGTAAAAATAGCACCACAAGGTAAAACAAGAACTGTTATCAACATGAATGTTCCATCTTATGATTACAATCATTATCCTCACGGAGAACTAAACCTTAGAGGACTGCACCATATGCATCCAGAGATTTCTCTAGTGAGGAAACACAATCTTCTTGGCAGTCCAGTTGCTTCTGAGACGCATGATCTGCTACAGATCAATAAAACAGCCCGTGAAGCTGATTCCAGTCATTTGTCACCAGAAAAGGAAGCAGAGACCAAGCAGGAAGAAGCCAAAGCTATGTTGATCGACGGTCGACGCAATGCAAGAAGTAACAAAGAGGACACAAAGAAGGAGGAAAAGCAAATAATTTAG
- the LOC100648421 gene encoding uncharacterized protein LOC100648421 isoform X2, which produces MKETTMKFNTCILFVLVGVTLIHAGPARKAIEKKSLAEDTKIETTEENLKIEENDEQKGRTKKAAFCLQIDPASSQIALSDNLVQNIPLTVQAQSVPQPFQALNFIQPAPQNLPQAEVPQTVPKPEPTPSPEIEVETVTEKSKPMRIEKYPQPLPIPQETYTVLPYAPTYQEQLMFISEPEHATYVQVPYTHVHGPLTECTCQNIEPMAMNMISMPIMPYTSTFQHRSSLMMPHIHRSDVKIAPQGKTRTVINMNVPSYDYNHYPHGELNLRGLHHMHPEISLVRKHNLLGSPVASETHDLLQINKTAREADSSHLSPEKEAETKQEEAKAMLIDGRRNARSNKEDTKKEEKQII; this is translated from the exons ATGAAGGAAACAACAATGAAGTTCAACACGTGCATCTTGTTCGTTTTGGTGGGTGTCACTTTAATCCACGCCGGACCAGCACGCAAGGCCATTGAGAAGAAATCATTGGCAGAAGATACGAAGATAGAGACCACTGAGGAAAACctgaaaattgaagaaaatgatGAACAGAAGGGTAGGACGAAGAAAGCTGCATTCTGTCTTCAAATAGATCCAGCATCGTCGCAGATTGCTTTGAGCGATAATCTTGTTCAGAATATTCCACTGACGGTGCAGGCTCAGTCCGTTCCTCAGCCATTCCAAGCTCTGAACTTCATTCAACCTGCTCCTCAAAATTTACCTCAG GCTGAAGTCCCCCAGACAGTTCCAAAGCCAGAACCAACTCCATCACCTGAAATAGAAGTTGAAACTGTCACAGAGAAGTCAAAACCTATGCGTATTGAAAAGTATCCACAACCTTTACCAATACCCCAGGAAACTTACACTGTGCTGCCTTATGCCCCTACATATCAAGAACAGTTGATGTTTATCTCTGAACCTGAACATGCCACTTATGTTCAAGTTCCTTACACTCATGTCCATGGACCACTGACTGAGTGTACTTGTCAGAACATTGAACCAATGGCTATGAACATGATATCAATGCCTATCATGCCCTATACATCAACATTTCAACATCGATCATCTTTAATGATGCCTCATATTCATAGAAGT GATGTAAAAATAGCACCACAAGGTAAAACAAGAACTGTTATCAACATGAATGTTCCATCTTATGATTACAATCATTATCCTCACGGAGAACTAAACCTTAGAGGACTGCACCATATGCATCCAGAGATTTCTCTAGTGAGGAAACACAATCTTCTTGGCAGTCCAGTTGCTTCTGAGACGCATGATCTGCTACAGATCAATAAAACAGCCCGTGAAGCTGATTCCAGTCATTTGTCACCAGAAAAGGAAGCAGAGACCAAGCAGGAAGAAGCCAAAGCTATGTTGATCGACGGTCGACGCAATGCAAGAAGTAACAAAGAGGACACAAAGAAGGAGGAAAAGCAAATAATTTAG
- the LOC105666941 gene encoding leucine-rich repeat-containing protein 34 encodes MKFNKYQCPLSCTDCGKVNTFNVLESVKSPYFHQISLCFFKCFCKTICSTEKILNMRGPLVYEKLGRHLQDIDIPVLLIFLKENQDITHLNLASNNISDTGFINLLDHLLLYKNIQEVDVQNNNIANYGIDYMLECAKKLELRNLNLRANRFIDQNTKNVALFLLENKYMCSLNIADVNQTASDLIYFMMVLSSDQEVSNETLKSLDISGPNPGCMYYFDSAHFADVIGHMLKYNTTLRALHLQKYNFSCHNIEIMMSNAKHNDSLHLLDLGCNNIGDHGIDHISAWLAKRPALKTLILCKNIITDHGARSLSCAIPFSKLLFLDISHNKITDDGIVNILYTLKKTPLLRQLRVFGNCIGHQAAKIIKRMLISQVLDQKNIDVRPYKVDLWWHFARYEEDCRKKDYHDVPYHLSSQPPRTIPPTRRSIRKYYKYTYSIATEFKLQHSAVTFTSTTLGTDHVRDCKCCYCFKCEVPYYDKQCREADHPDTCTCCKCKGDESRDWSINKSVLNSIVSSSDPMKNIEHILKQVNSMTKEDILRWFNTNNDILEEDFKLIDSSGRKSTKNTTLCKCSWMQLSTSVLQKYLQKCPSKDLVIIPRDDFIYLNNICKNVCTKTSSLVYCTNV; translated from the exons ATGAAATTCAATAAATATCAGTGTCCACTTTCGTGCACAGATTGTGGAAAAGTTAATACATTTAATGTATTGGAGAGTGTAAAATCTCCTTATTTTCATCAAATCTCATTATGTTTCTTCAAATGCTTCTGCAAAACAATTTGCAGTACAGAGAAAATACTTAATATGCGTGGACCTCTTGTATATGAGAAACTTGG GAGACATCTTCAAGACATAGACATTCcggttttattaatttttttgaagGAAAATCAAGATATCACTCATCTTAATTTGGCCAGCAATAATATTTCAGATACTGGTTTCATAAATTTGCTTGATCATCTTCTT ttatataaaaatattcaagaagTGGATgttcaaaataataatattgccAACTATGGAATTGATTACATGCTTGAATGTGCAAAGAAATTAGAACTTAGAAATCTTAATTTAAGAGCAAATAGATTTATTGATCag AATACAAAAAATGTAGCACTCTtcttattagaaaataaatatatgtgcaGTTTAAATATTGCAGATGTAAATCAGACAGCTTctgatttaatatatttcatgaTGGTTTTGAGCTCGGACCAAGAAGTCTCTAATGAAACTTTAAAAAGTTTAGACATCAGTGGACCAAATCCGGGGTGCATGTATTATTTTGATTCTGCTCATTTTGCAGATGTCATTGGTCATATGCTTAaa TATAATACTACCCTGAGAGCATTACATTTACAAAAATACAACTTTAGTTGCCATAATATTGAAATCATGATGTCCAATGCAAAACACAATGATTCATTGCATTTGTTGGATTTAGGCTGTAACAATATCGGTGATCATGGTATTGATCATATCTCTGCATGGTTGGCAAAGAGACCAGCCTTAAAAACCCTAATTTTATGTAAGAATATCATAACTGATCATGGTGCAAG GAGTTTGAGTTGTGCTATTCCTTTTTCGAAACTTCTGTTTCTCGATATTTCACATAATAAAATCACTGATGATGGAAtagtgaatattttatatacgctGAAGAAAACTCCTTTGTTGAGACAGTTAAGAGTATTTGGCAATTGCATTGGTCATCAAGCTGCAAAG ATAATTAAACGAATGTTGATATCTCAAGTGTTGGATCAGAAAAATATAGATGTCAGACCATATAAAGTGGATCTTTGGTGGCATTTTGCAAGATATGAAGAAGATTGTCGCAAAAAAGACTATCATGATGTTCCCTATCATCTTTCCTCGCAACCACCAAGGACTATTCCTCCAACAAGACGTtctattagaaaatattataaatatacatattcgaTTGCAACTGAATTTAAATTGCAACAT TCGGCTGTAACCTTCACTTCTACAACACTAGGTACAGATCATGTAAGAGACTGTAAATGTTGTTATTGCTTCAAATGCGAGG TTCCCTATTACGATAAACAATGTAGAGAAGCTGATCATCCAGATACTTGCACTTGTTGTAAGTGTAAGGGAGATGAAAGTAGAGATTGGTCTATAAATAAATCAGTTTTAAATAGTATTGTATCTTCTTCTGATCCTATGAAGAACATTGAACATATCTTAAAACAAGTAAATTCTATGACCAAGGAAGATATCTTAAGGTGGTTCAATACTAATAATGATATCCTAGAAGAAGATTTTAAACTTATTG ATTCAAGTGGAAGAAAAAGCACAAAAAATACTACTTTATGCAAGTGTTCATGGATGCAGCTAAGCACATCAGtattacagaaatatttgcaaaaatgtCCTTCAAAGGACTTAGTTATTATACCTAGAGATGACTTTATTTACCTAAACAATATATGCAAAAATGTTTGTACCAAAACTTCTTCATTAGTTTACTGTacaaatgtttaa